In Scylla paramamosain isolate STU-SP2022 chromosome 1, ASM3559412v1, whole genome shotgun sequence, one DNA window encodes the following:
- the LOC135102034 gene encoding retinol dehydrogenase 11-like, with protein sequence MFLPTVVAFLVVVARMLYLRRAGRCTSTRSLAGMTAIVTGASAGIGMETAKDLARRGARVILACRNLTKAQAVVDHIISETGNKKVVVRLLDTSDLSSVRRFAKEILQTEDAIHILVNNAGIAGKQVREVTGDGLELTMATNHYGHFLLTNLLLKRLKESAPSRIINVSSVAHFFTWKINLKDLNFEKRSYGTLEAYAQSKLCNILFSLELADKLRGSGVTVNSLHPGTVGSEFFTRDELAVTWFRKLFLFFGNIVLRLFGKDNKLGAQTTIHLAVAEEVEGVTGKYFDECKEATASWLARDSSLAKALWEISEADVQLAPSEIFY encoded by the exons ATGTTTTTGCCGACGGTGGTGGCTTTCCTGGTAGTGGTGGCCAGGATGCTATATCTTCGAAGGGCGGGCCGGTGTACCTCCACTCGCAGCCTGGCCGGAATGACTGCTATTGTCACAGGGGCGTCAGCAG GCATCGGGATGGAGACTGCCAAGGATCTGGCGAGGCGCGGGGCACGGGTGATTCTCGCCTGCAGGAATCTGACGAAGGCACAGGCAGTGGTCG ACCACATCATCTCAGAGACAGGCAACAAGAAGGTGGTGGTGCGTCTGCTGGACACCTCAGACCTCTCCTCCGTCAGGCGCTTCGCTAAGGAAATACTGCAGACGGAGGACGCCATCCATATCCTG GTGAACAACGCGGGCATCGCTGGCAAACAGGTGCGAGAGGTGACAGGTGACGGCCTGGAGCTGACCATGGCCACCAACCACTATGGCCACTTTCTGCTGACCAACCTGCTTCTCA AGCGCCTGAAGGAGAGTGCACCCAGCCgcatcatcaacgtgtcttcaGTCGCCCACTTCTTTACGTGGAAGATCAACTTGAAGGATCTCAACTTTGAGAAGAGGAGCTACGGTACTCTTGAAGCGTACGCGCAAAGTAAACTGTGCaacattctcttctccctcgAGCTGGCCGACAAACTGCGTGGCTCAG GGGTCACGGTCAACTCCCTCCACCCTGGCACTGTGGGGTCAGAGTTCTTCACGCGAGACGAGTTGGCGGTCACTTGGTTCCGcaaacttttcctgtttttcggCAACATCGTACTCAGATTATTCGGCAAG GACAATAAGCTGGGAGCCCAGACCACCATTCACCTGGCAGTggcggaggaggtggagggcgtGACAGGGAAATATTTTGATGAGTGCAAG GAGGCCACCGCCTCGTGGCTGGCGCGGGACAGCAGCTTGGCAAAGGCCTTGTGGGAGATAAGTGAGGCAGACGTCCAGCTCGCGCCCAGCGAGATATTTTACTGa